A stretch of DNA from Tsuneonella amylolytica:
CGCGGCCTATATGCCGGGCATCATGTCCGACACCGCCCTCATGCCCATTCCGGGTCACGTCGACCCCGTGCCCGTCGCCCGCGACATCACGCCCCGTGCCGACGGCCGCGTCGATCTTCTCGGCCTGCCCCGTTCGCGCATCGCGGATCTGTTCGCCGAGGCCGGACTGGACGCCAAGGCGGCCAAGCTTCGCGCCAAGCAGGTCTTCCATTGGCTCTATCACCGCGGCGTGACCGAATTCGCGGCGATGACCGATATCGCCAAGACGATGCGGCCTTGGCTGGCTGAACGCTTCGTCGTCGGCCGGCCCGAAGTCGTCGAGGCGCAGCATTCGACCGACGGCACGCGCAAGTGGCTACTGCGCACCGCCGACGGGCACGAATTCGAGATGGTCTTCATTCCCGATGCCGATCGCGGGACCCTGTGCGTCTCCAGCCAGGTCGGCTGCACGCTCAACTGCCGGTTCTGCCACACCGGGACGATGAAGCTGGTGCGCAATCTCACCCCGGGCGAGATCGTGGGCCAGGTCATGCTGGCGCGCGATGCGCTGGGCGAATGGCCCAAGGGGAGCATGGCCGGACTGGAGGACGCGGAGGATGCCGGACACTATTCGTCCGACGGACGGCTGCTCACCAACATCGTGATGATGGGCATGGGGGAACCGCTCTACAATTTCGACAACGTGCGAGATGCGCTGAAGCTGGTGATGGACGGCGACGGACTGGCGCTCAGCAAGCGGCGGATCACGCTTTCGACCAGCGGCGTCGTGCCGATGATGGACCGCTGCGGCGAGGAGATCGGGGTGAACCTCGCGGTCTCGCTCCATGCCGTCACCAAGGACGTGCGCGACGAGATCGTACCACTCAACCGCAAGTACGGCATCGACGAACTGCTGTCGGCCTGCGCCGCCTATCCTGGTGCGAGCAATGCGCGGCGGATCACCTTCGAATACGTGATGCTCAAGGACAAGAACGACAGCGACGACGACGCACGCGAGCTCGTCCGCCTGATCCGGCTGTACGATCTGCCTGCCAAGGTGAACCTCATCCCGTTCAATCCGTGGCCGGGCGCGCCCTACGAATGCTCGACCCCGGAGCGCGTGAAGCGCTTTTCCGAGATCGTTTTCGAGCACGGCATCAGCGCTCCGGTCCGCACCCCGCGCGGCCGCGACATCGATGCCGCCTGCGGCCAGCTCAAGACCGCCGCGGAAAAGAAGAGCCGCGCCGAGAGGGACCGCGAGGCGGCAGCAGCGGAGACGGCTTGATCGTCGAGGCGATCTGCGCCGGGCGGGCGGCAGCGCTTCCCGGCGGCAAGCGCAGCGCCATCGCCAAGGTGCCTCTGGCGGGCCCGGTGGCGATCGGCACAGGCGGGATCGCCGGCGACGAACAGGTCGACCGCAGACATCACGGGTGGCCGGCGATGGCGGTCCACCTCTATCCTGCAGGTCACTACGACTGGCTGCGCGCGGTCGCCGGCGATCCGCCCGCTCTGGCCGGCCCGGGCAGCATGGGCGAAAACCTCTCGGGCCGCGGGCTCGACGAAGCGGACGTTCGGATCGGCGACCGTTTCCGCCTCGGCACCGCGTTGCTGGAGGCGAGCCAGCCGCGCCAACCATGCGCGACCATCGAACGGCACCTCGCGTGCAAGGGGGTGGTCAAGGCGATCGTCGAGAGCGGCCGCTGCGGCATTTTCTTCCGCGTGCTCGAACCCGGCATTGCGCAGGCGGGCGATCGGCTCGAACTGACAGAAAGCGGGTCGGAAGGCTGGAGCATCCGCCGTGCGTTCTTCCTCGTCTATGGTGGCGGACGCCCCGACCGGGCCGAACTCGACGAGCTCGCCGCCCTGACCGCTGTGTCGGACAGGCTGGTCCGCGACATCGAGCGGAAGCATCCGCGTCCCGCCCTCCGATAAGGTCGCTTCGTCCCGCCATTTCTTCTTACAACGGGCCATTCATCGCACGTTGGGCGGACTCTCCGCAGACCGGTTCTAGATAGAAACAGAACCGAGGGACCTCCCATGAAGAAGACCATGCTCGTCATCGCCGCCGCCGGCCTCACCCTGCCGATGGCCGCGCCGGCCGCCGCCGACCCGCCGCGCTGGGCCCCCGCCCACGGCAAGCGCGCCAAGGATGCACAGCGGCATTACCAGCAGCGCTATGCGCAGCAGGCCTACCAGCCGCGGTACTACACCTCCAATCAGGGCACGCAGTACTGGGCGGGCGACGATGGTCGCTACTACTGCAAGCGCTCGAACGGTACGACCGGTCTCCTGATCGGTGCTGCCGGCGGCGCACTCCTCGGTCGCACGATCCTGAGCGGCGGCGACCGTACGCTGGGCACGGTCATCGGTGCCGCGGCCGGTGCGCTGCTCGGCCGCCAGCTCGATCGCGGCGAGGTTCGCTGCCGCTGATCGAACCGATCCATTCGAAAGACGAAGCGCGTCGCTCCCTCGGGAACGGCGCGCTTTTTCGTTCGGTTCGTCGCCGCGGATTTTCGGTTCGTCCCGGATTCGGCGATACAACGATGCGTTCATCTGAGGTTGGGGACCCGCGAGCCACTTCGGACGTCGACACACCGAACCTGTGATCAATGAGGGAAAGGAAGACCCCATGAAGAAGATGATGTTTGCTCTCGCCGCCACGAGCCTCGCGATCCCCGCCGCTCCCGCGCTGGCCCACAACACCGGCTATCGCCACAGCCACAATTACGAAAACGGCGTGAACTACTGGCAGGGCGACGACGGACGCTACTACTGCAAGCGTTCGAACGGTACGGTCGGGCTGCTCGTGGGCGGTGCCGCCGGTGCCCTCGTGGGTCGCGCGATCGACACCCAGGGCAGCCGGGCCACCGGCACGATCCTCGGCGCTGCCGCCGGCGCGCTTCTGGGCCGCGAAATCCAGAAGCGCCGCGCAGAGGCGAAGTGCCGCTGACCGATATCCGGTTCCTTTGGCCAACGAGAAAAGGCGCGTCGTCCACCGGGCGGCGCGCCTTTCGCTTTTGCACGGGCGCGCCGATGTGCTTTGATGGCGCGGATGGCTGACGGCTCCCCTCCCCGCCCCGCAGTGCTGGTGACCGGCGGCGCCCGGCGCATCGGTGCCGCGATTGCTCGCGGGTTCGCGGCGGCAGGCTGGCATGTCGTGATCCACTACGGCCATTCCGCGCGCGAGGCCGAGGCGCTGGCCGCCGAACTACCCCATGCCAACGCGGTGCACTGCGACCTCGTCGACGGAAACGCGGCGGCCGAATTCGCGGCCATGCTGGCCGAGCGCCTGCCCGACTGGCGGGTGCTGGTGAACTGCGCGGCCGTGTTCGAGCCCGACACCGCCGAGCGGATGGAGATGGACGTGTTCCGCCGCGCGTTGCGCGTGAACGCCGCCAGCCCCGCCAAGCTGGCGCAGACCTTCCTCGCCAGGGCGAAATCGAACGGCGGCAAGCGGGTGATCGACATTACCGACCAGAAGCTCGCCAACCCGAACCCGGACTTCTTCAGCTACACCATGAGCAAGCACGCGCTTGCGAGCACGGTGACGATGCTGGCGATGGCGCAGGCGAACCCCGACGACCGCGTCTACGCGCTCGCGCCCGGGGCCATCCTGCCCAGCCACGACCAGAGCGCAGCGGAAGCCGAGGTGAGCCACCGGCTCAATCCCCTCGCCCGCCGCACGGGCGAGAACGAGATCGTCGAGGCGTGCCTGTGGCTCAGCGAAGGATGGCTTGCGAGCGGCGAGACCCTCTATATCGACAGCGGCCAGCACCTCCTCGCGCAGCCGCGCGACGTGATTTTCCTGGCGCGCGAGAAAGGCGTAACCGGCGCATGAAACGACACGCCCTGTCGACCCGTCTATGGCACTGGGTGAACCTCGTCTGCGTGGTGATCCTGTTCATGAGCGGGCTCAACATCTCGAACGCGCACCCGCGGCTCTACTGGGGGAAGTGGGGCTTCGACGCTGCCGACGCATGGCTGATCGTACCGCGCTTTCCCGAATGGTCGACCATTCCCGGCTACTACAGCCTGGCCGGAGCGCGCGACTGGCACACGCTGATGGTCTGGCCGTTTGCGCTAGGCCTGCTGATGATGTGGATCGCGATGCTCGCAAACCGGCATTTCAAGCGCGACCTGATGACGACGAGGGAGGAATGGCGCTGGAGCGCGATCCGCCGCGACATCGCCAAGCACCTCCGGCTCGACTTCCACCACGAGGGGTCGAAGCTCAATTTCCTGCAGAAGCTCACCTACGGCCTCGTGCTGGGCGTCATCCTGCCTGGTATGATCGTGACCGGCATGGGCATCAGCCCGGGGATGGAGCCCTATCTCGCGCCGCTCATCGAACTGGTCGGCGGTCGCCAGTCGATGCGGTCGCTGCACTTCATCTGCGCCTGGGCGCTGTTCGGCTTCTTCGTCCTGCACGTCGTGCTGGTGCTGCTGTCGCACCCGCTCAAGCAGATGCGGGCGATGATCACGGGAGGGCGCGAAAATGCAGCGTAGGGGGCTTCTCGCGGGGGCCGCGGCGTTCCTGGCCGCCGGGTGTTCCAAGGTCGCCGAGAGCAGTCCGGGCCGTTCGCTGTTCGAGACGGCGGGCCGCTGGCATCGCGGCGCACAGCGCGTCTTCGGCGATGCGCTGGTGACCGAATATGCGAAGGCCGACATCTCCCCATTCTTCCGCGGTAACGGCTCTACCGGCGTCGATACGCCCGAATACGCCGCGCATCAGGCGGCCGGCTTTGCCGACTGGCGGCTGGAGGTGACCGGCCTCGTCGATACGCCGCTGTCGTTCAGCCTCGACAACATCCGCAAGCTGCCGCAGCGCACCCAAATCACCCGGCACGATTGCGTGGAGGGGTGGAGCGCGATCGGCCAATGGACCGGCCCGCAGCTCGCCACCATCCTCAAAGGGGCGGGCCTGAAGCCAGAGGCGCGCTACATCGTGTTCCGCTGCGCCGACACGCTGTCGGGCGCGCGGTATTACGAGAGCATCGACCTCGACGACGCGTTCCACCCGCAGACGATCATCGCGCACAGCCTGAACGGCGAACCGCTGCCCGTCATAAACGGCGCGCCTCTGCGCCTGCGGGTCGAACGGCAGCTCGGCTACAAGCACGCAAAGTACCTGACCGGGATCGAGGCGGTTGCCAGTTTCGCCGACATCGCCGGCGGCAAGGGCGGGTACTGGGAGGATCGCTCCGACTACCAATGGTACGCCGGGATCTGACCGGGCCCAGCTGTCGCCGCCCGCTTGCGCCGAACTGACGGCGCGCGCATGACGCTGTCCGATCGCGCCCGGCGTTGCGGAACAGGGAACATCGGATATGGCCATCATCGACCGCGTGCTTGGCAGGATGGTCGAGCACGGCGTCCTCGAAGTAGTCCACCCCGATGGCCGCGTGGTGCGACTGGGCGAGCCGGCGGACGGCTTTCCCGAGGTCCGGGTGCGCTTCGCCGACCACAAGGTCGCGCGCGACATACTGCTCGATCCGCGGCTCGGCGCGGCGGAGGCGTTCATGGACGGGCGCCTGCTGATCGAGCGCGGCGACGTGATGGACCTCGTCGGATTGCTGCGAAAGAACAACCGCTGGGACCACGGCAAGGAGCTGTCCCCTCCCACGCTTCGACGTCGGCTTACGAACCGCTTCGCTGCGACTTTCGAAGCGATCAACCGGCAGTCATCGTCTAAGCGCAACGTTGCCCATCACTACGACATCGGCAACGACCTGTACGAACTGATGCTCGATGGCGACCACCTCCAGTACTCGTGCGCGTACTGGCCGCGCCCTGACATGACCCTGGAGGAAGCGCAGACGGCCAAGCTCGCGCATATCGCGGCCAAGCTCGCCCTCTCGCCGGGCCAGCGCGTGCTCGACATCGGCTGCGGCTGGGGCGGCATGACGATCTATCTCGCCCGGCACGTCGATGTCACCGTGACCGGCATCACGCTCAGCGAGGAACAGGCGGCGCTGGCCCGCCAGCGGGTGGCGGCGGCCGGGGTGGCGGACCGGGTCTTCATCGAACTCGTAGACTACCGCGACCTTGCCGGGCGCGGCGACACGTTCGACCGGATCGTCTCGGTGGGCATGTTCGAACACGTCGGCGTGCCGCAGTTCGAAACGTTCTTCCGCAGCTGCGCCAACCTGCTCGCACCCGACGGGGTCATGCTGCTCCATTCGATCACTCGCTTCGGCAAACCGGGAAAGACCGACGCCTTCACCCGCAAGTACATCTTTCCCGGCGGCTACATCCCCGCTCTCAGCGAAACCCTCTCCGCGAGCGAGAAGGTCCGCCTGATCGCCACCGACATCGAAATCCTGCGCCTGCATTATGCCAGGACGCTGCGCGAATGGTACGCCCGCATCGTCGCCAACCGGGAAACCATCGAGAAGACCTACTCCCCTCGGTTCTACCGCATGTGGACCTTCTACCTTGCCGGCGCGACCGCCTCGTTCGAGAGCGGGGGCATGGGCAATTTCCAGATCCAGTACGTCCGCGACCGCCACGCACTACCCATTACTCGCGACTACATCGCGGCGAAGGAAACCGTCCTGCTAGACGACAGCGCCGTTGCGGCGGGCCCCCACGGCTGATACCGGCGCGCCCGCAATCAGCGGAGCTGCGCCCCAATGTCCGACATCAAGAAGGTCGTCCTCGCCTACAGCGGCGGGCTCGACACCAGCGTGATCCTCAAGTGGCTGCAGGTCACCTACAACTGCGAGGTCGTCACCTTCACCGCCGATCTCGGACAGGGCGAAGAACTGGAGCCGGCGCGCGCCAAGGCGAAGCTGATGGGCGTGCCCGACGAGCACATCTACATCGACGACCTGCGTCAGGAATTCGTGCGCGACTTCGTGTTTCCGATAATGCGCGCCAACGCCCGATACGAAGGAGACTACCTGCTCGGCACCAGCATCGCCCGTCCGCTCATTTCCAAGCGCCTCATCGAGATCGCCCGGGAAACCGGCGCCGACGCGATCGCCCACGGCGCGACCGGCAAGGGCAACGATCAGGTGCGTTTCGAGCTGTCGGCCTACGCGCTCGATCCCGACATCAAGGTCATCGCCCCGTGGCGCGAATGGGATCTCACCAGCCGCACCGCGCTGATCGCCTGGGCCGAGGCGCACCAGATTCCCGTGCCGAAGGACAAGCGCGGCGAGAGCCCGTTCTCGACCGACGCGAACCTCCTTCACACCTCGTCCGAAGGCAAGGTGCTCGAGGATCCGTGGGAGGAGACGCCCGACTACGTCTATTCGCGCACCGACGATCCCGAGAACGCGCCTGATACGCCCGAGTACATCACGCTCGACTTCGAGCGGGGTGACGGCACGGCGCTGAACGGCGAGGCGATGAGCCCGGCGACCCTGCTCGCTGCGCTCAACGATCTCGGCCGCAGGCATGGCATCGGACGGCTCGATCTCGTCGAGAACCGCTACGTCGGCATGAAGAGCCGCGGCATGTACGAAACGCCCGGCGGCGAGATCTACGCCCGTGCGCACCGGGGTATCGAGCAGATCACCCTCGACCGCGGTGCCGCGCACCTCAAGGACGAGCTGATGCCCAAGTACGCGGAGCTCATCTACAACGGGTTCTGGTTCTCCCCGGAACGCGAGATGCTGCAGGCGGCCATCGATCTCAGCCAGGAGAAGGTCGGCGGCACCGTTCGCCTCAAGCTCTACAAGGGCAACGCGAGCGTGGTGGGGCGCAAGTCCGCCAATTCGCTCTATTCGGAACGGCACGTCACGTTCGAGGACGACGCCGGAGCTTACGACCAGACGGATGCGCAAGGCTTCATCAAGCTCAACGCACTGCGGCTACGGCTGCTGGCGCAGCGCGATCGCTGAAATTTAGTTACGCCCTGCCCGCTTGCGGTAGAATGTTGAGTTATCCACTCGCGTCCACAGCGTAATCGGCACCTGGGGGATAACTCGGACGCGGTCCGCTTGCGAGACTCGGCGCGGCACCGCACATTCAGGTCATCGGAAGGGAGCGGAAGCAACCGGACGGACGAACCTTCGGGTTCTGAAAGTCCAGCTGATTTCGCAAACGACCGTGATGGCGGCAGCTGTCCACGCGATCCTCGCAAGAAGAACGCGAAGCTCCGCAGCCATCGACCGGACTTTCCCGGTCCACTGCCGAGGAAGCGACGCAAGAGGGCTTCGGCCCAATCGCAGCGCAACCGTTCGAGGCAGCGGACCAGCAGCGGAAGACCGGTCTCGGAACCGCCCTGCACACGGAAAGGACTTCGGTCAGGACCGATCGCACGGAGGAACCGGATGCCGGTGCGCGCGCCGGTGACAGCGCCGGAAGACTTCGGTCGGACGGCAACGGCACTGGGCGCCAAGTCCCCTTCGGGGGCCACGCGCCGGTGAGAGTGGGGTCGACCTTCGGGTCGGCCCCATTTGCATTCCGGCCTCGAGCCAAGCGAATCGATCTTCTGCGTAAGGCTTCAGCGAAGCGGTCGGGAACCTTTCATCCAGCCAAACGTGGTTAACTTCGGGTAGGCCACGGCGAATTGTGGCGACTCCGGGGCGAGGCGAGGAACCGGGGGTGCCGCTGGGGCCGAATCCTCCGTAGACCCCTCGCCCATGGACGGACGCCCGAACATCTTCCGCCGCACGGCGCTGCGCGGTCTCGCACTTGCCGTTGCGATGGCTCTCCCCGCATCTGCCGGCGCCCCTGCCTTAGCCGAAAGCGGTACCGGACGTTTCGAAACAAGCTTCTCCGCCGTGCCGGCGCCCTCGACCGCGTTCGTCGCTGTCGCCAGCGCGGTCGACATCGCCGCGATCGAACCTGCCGTCGAGGCCGAAGACGAGGGCCGCAGCATCGCGGGCGGCGTCGCCAGCTTCTACGCCGACAAGTTCAACGGCCGCCGCACCGCCAGCGGGGAGGCGTTCAGCAACAGCGGCCTCACCGCCGCGCACCGCACCCTGCCCTTCGGCACCCGGCTGCGCGTGACCAACCCGTCGAACGGCAAGTCCGTCGTGGTCCGCGTCAACGATCGCGGTCCGTTTCACGGCAACCGCGTTCTGGACGTCAGCCGCGCCGCCGCCAGCGAGCTTGGCCTGGTCCAGCGCGGCAGCGGCCGCGTGGAGCTCGCCCTCCTCGACTGATCGCGGAGCCGGGCGAGCACCCCGGCCCGCTCAGTCGTCATTCGTCAGCGCGGATGGCTTGTGCGCGGCCTGCGCGCCGTCTTCAGTCTCGACAAGGTACTGCGGATCGTCCTCCGACGCGGCGACCTTGTGATCCTTGATGTGGGTCTCGCTGGTCAGCTTCTTCACGACCTTGCCGTGCGCGGTTCCGCCGCTGCTGTTCCACTTGACCTTGTCGCCCTTGCTGAAGGTCTTCTCGTCGCTGTCGGCCATGTCCGGCGCGCTCCTGTCTGCTGACCCGTCCGGACAGTTCAAGCCGTGAGCGCGCCGCCCGGTTCCCGCGCCGTCACGCACTGACTTCCGCCTTTCCCCGGAAAGACTGCGCCTGCCGTGCGTTGGTCCGGCAGACGCGAAAGGAAATGCGAAATGGGTGGAGATATCTGGAGCGTGGTGGTGATCGTCGGGCCGATCCTGCTGCTGGCGGCGTTCATCTTCGGTTGGTGGAGCAATCGCAACGCCAGCCGGCGCACGGTGGACGAGGCCGAGCGGGGCGCGGTTGAGCTGCGCCGCGACATCGAGGACGACGTGCCCCCGCCGAAAAGCTGACCGGAGCCGAGGGCCACTCCCCGCGACCGAGCGCACGCTATCACGCCGCGGCATCCGGCGCTTCGGCATAGTGCCACTCGTCCGGGTCCTGCCCCTCGAGCGGGGGGACGACGCACCACCAGCGATCCACCCCGGCTTCGAACGCGGCGACCTGCCAGTCCTCGACCTCGCAGGGGAGACAGCCGCGATAGCCCTTGATCGGCGGCGTGCCGGCCGGCCGCGCGTCTTCCATCAGGTTGATCCGGTCGAAGTACGTCAGGCCCTTCGGCGGGACCGCCGCGCCGTTCGGAGTATGGGAAAGGCCGTTCCACCCGCCTGACGGCTCGGTCGCGGTCCCCTCGGCCAGAGGGCTGTCACACCTGTCACACAGTCCAGGGACGAATGTCCGGCCCCCTTCCCCGGCCCCCTCCTTCTCCCCATCGTGCCCCTCCCCGGACGCGCATGGGTCCCCCGGCAAGGCCGGTGCGGGATCGTCGGGCGGGACGTCGACCAGCGGCAGCGCGGCGCCGCAATCCTCGCACACCGGCGCGGGATCGTCCGCCCCCGCTTCCCAGCGCTCGAGCGCGCCCTCGAAATCCTCGGCGAAGGCGGCGGCGCGCGTGTTCTCGGTGAGTTTGTCGAGCCGCGCGAGGTGGGCGAGCAGCAGCCGCGCATCGTAGCGGACCCGCCGCCCGACCTCCTCGCCCCGGAACCACACAGCCTCCTCCACCCCGTCGAGCGCGCGGGAGGCGAGCACGTCCTCCGACACCGCCCGCGCCGCGACCAGCGCCGCATCCCACGCCCGCGCGAACGCCGCGCTGGCCCGCCGCTCGCGATAGACCGTCCGGTACGAGATTCCCGCCCGCGCCGAAGCGACCCGCACCACCCCGCACTCGGCGAGCAGGCGCAGGAACTCGGCCTGGCGAGCGCGGGTGAAGTCGGCGGCGGGTTCGATCGCTTCCTCCCCGGTACGGGGGAGCCGAAGGCGCTCCGAAGGAACAGCGGGACCATCCGCAGGATTCTGAAGGGGCACCGCCCGCTGGCGAGCCCCCTCCCCCCGCTCGTCCCGAGCCTGCGGAGCCACCACCGGCTCCCACCCCCGCCCCGCCGGAGACGCCAACCCCCGCGCCTGCCAGCTCTCGGACGGCGTGCCGGGCTTTTCCCCCGCCCCTTCAGGGGAGGGGGTCAGGGGGTGGGGCGTGTCAGGCTCACCGCCCGGATTACAACCCCCACCCCTCGATCCCCTCCCCTGAAGGAGAGGGGAAGTGTCGTCGGCAATCTCGCACGGCAGCGAGAACTGGTCGGGCGGCATGGCGGTCATGGGGGCGGTCCTTGGAGCTACGAAGCAGGACCGGGTTCTCTATGCGCGCGAGAGGGGTGTAGGAAAATGGTTTTCCCGCCACCTCGGCCTTTGTCACTGCTGGGACTGCCGCAAACATCATGGCGCGGTGTTCTAAGCCGCGGCAATCTTCCCGGCGGATGGGGTGCGCGTAACCGGCGAGACCCGCCACTGGATCCACCGCCACTTCTGCCCCACCTGCGGCGGATCGGTCGTAGCCCGCTGGGAGGACGAGATCGAAGTCCACCTCGGCACCCTCGACGAGCCGAGCCGCTTCACCCCGACCTACGAAAGCTGGACCGTGCGGCGGGAGGACTGGCTACCGACGTTTGCGGGGATGCGCGGGTTTGAAAGAAACCGCAACAGCTAAACACTTGCCACCACCGCCGCTCACCTATCGATCGCTCAACGATGCTCCACGATACGCCCATAGAGCCACGATCGGCCCACTACAAATCGCTATGACTTCTTCCCTGTTGATCACGAGCCCTCTCCCGTCTAGCATGTCGGCGACCGTGGGCAGAACGTACTATTGAGAATCTCGATAGCTGAGTAGTAAGCAAGCAACGCTAGCTTCTCTGATGGGACTACTTGAAATATTTCTTTTACAATGTAACGCGACGTTACCGCGTAGGAGTGCCCACGGTCACAATGCTAACCGATCTGAAAGATTGTACAACGAGAGCTGCATTAGCTTCAATTCTGGGTGTAGAAGCCAAGGAGCTGGCATACGTTTTATATAAGATTGATCAGGGCTCCAAATATACATCATTTTGTATTAGTAAGAAAAATGGTGGTACCCGCCAAATTCAGGCTCCCATCCCTAAACTGCGTTTTATACAATCCAGATTGCAGCAGATTTCAATGGCATGCTGTGATGACATTGCCGATTTAGGAATCTACAAAGGCAAGTTATCATTTGCGTTTCAAAAGGACCGCAATATCTTTGAAAACGCGCGACCACACGTCGGTAAGCGTTTTATTCTGAACCTAGACATCCGAGACTTCTTTCACCAATGCAACTTCGGAAGAGTTAGAGGATATTTTATCCATTCCAAAGAATGGAAGCTTGATCCAGCAGTAGCCACTGTGATCGCTCAGATTGCTTGTGTGGACGAAGGTCTTCCTCAAGGGAGTCCGAGTTCCCCCATTATCGCAAATCTATTGGGGCAAATTCTCGACGTCAGGCTTACGAGATTTCTTCATCCGCGTCGCTGCACATATACCCGTTATTGTGACGATATCACTATATCAACAGATATGAGGGTATTCCCACGGGATGTCGCCGTTCAGGATGACAGCTGGCCTAGTGGCTGGGCTCTGGCCGCCCCTTTGGAGGACATTTTTGTACGGGCAGATTTTCCGATCAATTACAATAAGCTGAGAATGTCATTTGACTGTTCCAAAAAGGTCGTAACGGGCCTCACTGTAAATCGCTTCCCAAATATAGATAGGAAGTTCTACCGAGATACGCGACTACTATTGGATCGTTATGCGCAAACCTCTTCTTGCAAATACATAGAATTTACGGGGAACTTTGGAAATAACTGTGATAACACAGAAACGAAAAACAAAAATCCTATTCTACGTTTAGGAGGCAGGCTCGCCTTCATACACCACATCAAAAGCCGTACATCGTTGATCGGATACCCCGGAATCGTTCACCCTCAAAATCCTCAATTTTACGGCATGGTGCAGACTTACGCGTTTGCCAAGGACTTCGTCTTTAATAGTATTCCAACAGTAGTGACTGAGGGTCCGAGTGACATCATCCACTTGAAGGCCGCGATCAGAGCGAACCCTGCGTGGGCGCCTCACATATTCGATTCAAAGGAAAACCGCTTTCTTGTGAAGTTTGCTAGACACGACGGATTATTTGCCACTGTACTTGGCATGTCGGGAGGCACTGGCAACATCGGAAGATTTCTCGATCTTTATTACTCCAGATTCAAGAGAATAAATTACAAAATCAGAACTCAACCGTCTGTCATTGTTGTGGATAACGACAAAGGTTCGCACGGAATTTTGAAACGACTTAGCAATATCCACAAGATGAAACTCTCCACCGGCGATGGCCTCGTAGTCAAAAAGCTTCAGCCCTTTTTTTACATTTGCAAAACGCCCCAGCTCGCGGGAAAAGCTGAAACGGCGATTGAAGATCTGCTGCCGAGCGCGATAACGGGAATGGTGGTTGGCGGTAAAACCTTCGAGCCGGACACAAAGAAGTTTGAGTCATCCAAGAATTTTGGAAAGATTTTCCTTGCTAAGATGGTGGCCACCCAACACTCGGCGACTGCCTACGCAAACTTCCAGCAGTTCATCACCGGCTTAGACGACGCAGTCGCTGGGGTCGCTAAATAGCGC
This window harbors:
- a CDS encoding glycine zipper 2TM domain-containing protein — protein: MKKTMLVIAAAGLTLPMAAPAAADPPRWAPAHGKRAKDAQRHYQQRYAQQAYQPRYYTSNQGTQYWAGDDGRYYCKRSNGTTGLLIGAAGGALLGRTILSGGDRTLGTVIGAAAGALLGRQLDRGEVRCR
- a CDS encoding molybdopterin-binding protein codes for the protein MQRRGLLAGAAAFLAAGCSKVAESSPGRSLFETAGRWHRGAQRVFGDALVTEYAKADISPFFRGNGSTGVDTPEYAAHQAAGFADWRLEVTGLVDTPLSFSLDNIRKLPQRTQITRHDCVEGWSAIGQWTGPQLATILKGAGLKPEARYIVFRCADTLSGARYYESIDLDDAFHPQTIIAHSLNGEPLPVINGAPLRLRVERQLGYKHAKYLTGIEAVASFADIAGGKGGYWEDRSDYQWYAGI
- a CDS encoding SDR family oxidoreductase, producing MADGSPPRPAVLVTGGARRIGAAIARGFAAAGWHVVIHYGHSAREAEALAAELPHANAVHCDLVDGNAAAEFAAMLAERLPDWRVLVNCAAVFEPDTAERMEMDVFRRALRVNAASPAKLAQTFLARAKSNGGKRVIDITDQKLANPNPDFFSYTMSKHALASTVTMLAMAQANPDDRVYALAPGAILPSHDQSAAEAEVSHRLNPLARRTGENEIVEACLWLSEGWLASGETLYIDSGQHLLAQPRDVIFLAREKGVTGA
- a CDS encoding MOSC domain-containing protein, with amino-acid sequence MIVEAICAGRAAALPGGKRSAIAKVPLAGPVAIGTGGIAGDEQVDRRHHGWPAMAVHLYPAGHYDWLRAVAGDPPALAGPGSMGENLSGRGLDEADVRIGDRFRLGTALLEASQPRQPCATIERHLACKGVVKAIVESGRCGIFFRVLEPGIAQAGDRLELTESGSEGWSIRRAFFLVYGGGRPDRAELDELAALTAVSDRLVRDIERKHPRPALR
- a CDS encoding SAM-dependent methyltransferase, whose translation is MAIIDRVLGRMVEHGVLEVVHPDGRVVRLGEPADGFPEVRVRFADHKVARDILLDPRLGAAEAFMDGRLLIERGDVMDLVGLLRKNNRWDHGKELSPPTLRRRLTNRFAATFEAINRQSSSKRNVAHHYDIGNDLYELMLDGDHLQYSCAYWPRPDMTLEEAQTAKLAHIAAKLALSPGQRVLDIGCGWGGMTIYLARHVDVTVTGITLSEEQAALARQRVAAAGVADRVFIELVDYRDLAGRGDTFDRIVSVGMFEHVGVPQFETFFRSCANLLAPDGVMLLHSITRFGKPGKTDAFTRKYIFPGGYIPALSETLSASEKVRLIATDIEILRLHYARTLREWYARIVANRETIEKTYSPRFYRMWTFYLAGATASFESGGMGNFQIQYVRDRHALPITRDYIAAKETVLLDDSAVAAGPHG
- a CDS encoding glycine zipper 2TM domain-containing protein is translated as MKKMMFALAATSLAIPAAPALAHNTGYRHSHNYENGVNYWQGDDGRYYCKRSNGTVGLLVGGAAGALVGRAIDTQGSRATGTILGAAAGALLGREIQKRRAEAKCR
- the rlmN gene encoding 23S rRNA (adenine(2503)-C(2))-methyltransferase RlmN, translated to MSDTALMPIPGHVDPVPVARDITPRADGRVDLLGLPRSRIADLFAEAGLDAKAAKLRAKQVFHWLYHRGVTEFAAMTDIAKTMRPWLAERFVVGRPEVVEAQHSTDGTRKWLLRTADGHEFEMVFIPDADRGTLCVSSQVGCTLNCRFCHTGTMKLVRNLTPGEIVGQVMLARDALGEWPKGSMAGLEDAEDAGHYSSDGRLLTNIVMMGMGEPLYNFDNVRDALKLVMDGDGLALSKRRITLSTSGVVPMMDRCGEEIGVNLAVSLHAVTKDVRDEIVPLNRKYGIDELLSACAAYPGASNARRITFEYVMLKDKNDSDDDARELVRLIRLYDLPAKVNLIPFNPWPGAPYECSTPERVKRFSEIVFEHGISAPVRTPRGRDIDAACGQLKTAAEKKSRAERDREAAAAETA
- a CDS encoding cytochrome b/b6 domain-containing protein; translated protein: MKRHALSTRLWHWVNLVCVVILFMSGLNISNAHPRLYWGKWGFDAADAWLIVPRFPEWSTIPGYYSLAGARDWHTLMVWPFALGLLMMWIAMLANRHFKRDLMTTREEWRWSAIRRDIAKHLRLDFHHEGSKLNFLQKLTYGLVLGVILPGMIVTGMGISPGMEPYLAPLIELVGGRQSMRSLHFICAWALFGFFVLHVVLVLLSHPLKQMRAMITGGRENAA